In Citrobacter sp. RHB25-C09, the following proteins share a genomic window:
- the fmt gene encoding methionyl-tRNA formyltransferase — translation MSDSLRIIFAGTPDFAARHLDALLSSGHHVVGVFTQPDRPAGRGKKLMPSPVKVLAEEKGIPVFQPASLRPQENQHLVSELHADVMVVVAYGLILPKAVLDMPRLGCINVHGSLLPRWRGAAPIQRSLWAGDAETGVTIMQMDVGLDTGDMLYKLACPITAEDTSGTLYDKLANLGPQGLIETLKQLAEGRAKPEVQDNALATHADKLSKEEARIDWSLSAAQLERCIRAFNPWPMSWLEIEGQPVKVWQASVIETVTQAEPGTILEASKQGIQVATGDGILNLVSLQPAGKKAMSAQDLLNSRREWFIPGNRLA, via the coding sequence GTGTCAGACTCACTACGGATTATTTTTGCGGGTACACCTGACTTTGCAGCGCGTCATCTTGACGCGCTGTTATCTTCTGGACATCACGTGGTCGGCGTTTTCACTCAACCTGACCGCCCGGCAGGTCGTGGCAAAAAGCTGATGCCGAGTCCGGTCAAAGTATTGGCTGAAGAGAAAGGTATTCCAGTTTTCCAACCCGCTTCTTTACGCCCGCAGGAAAACCAGCATTTGGTTTCCGAATTACATGCGGACGTAATGGTCGTGGTGGCGTATGGCCTGATTTTGCCTAAAGCCGTGCTGGATATGCCGCGACTCGGTTGCATTAACGTCCACGGCTCTCTGCTGCCACGCTGGCGCGGCGCGGCGCCAATTCAACGTTCACTCTGGGCGGGTGACGCCGAAACGGGTGTGACCATCATGCAGATGGACGTTGGACTGGATACCGGCGACATGCTCTACAAACTCGCCTGTCCTATCACCGCTGAAGATACCAGCGGGACCCTGTATGACAAACTGGCGAATCTCGGCCCACAAGGGCTGATCGAGACCCTGAAACAGTTAGCGGAAGGTCGGGCAAAACCAGAAGTCCAGGATAATGCGTTGGCCACGCACGCTGATAAACTCAGCAAAGAAGAAGCCCGCATTGACTGGTCGCTTTCTGCAGCGCAACTGGAACGCTGTATCCGTGCGTTCAACCCCTGGCCAATGAGCTGGCTGGAAATCGAAGGTCAGCCGGTAAAAGTCTGGCAGGCTTCAGTCATTGAAACGGTGACGCAGGCAGAACCTGGCACCATCCTTGAAGCCTCAAAACAGGGCATTCAGGTCGCGACGGGTGATGGAATTCTGAATCTCGTCTCCCTGCAACCCGCAGGGAAGAAAGCCATGAGCGCACAGGATCTTTTAAATTCACGTCGGGAATGGTTCATTCCTGGCAACCGTCTGGCCTGA
- the rplO gene encoding 50S ribosomal protein L15: MRLNTLSPAEGSKKAGKRLGRGIGSGLGKTGGRGHKGQKSRSGGGVRRGFEGGQMPLYRRLPKFGFTSRKAAITAEVRLSDLAKVEGGVVDLNTLKAANIIGIQIEFAKVILAGEVTTPVTVRGLRVTKGARAAIEAAGGKIEE, from the coding sequence ATGCGTTTAAATACTCTGTCTCCGGCCGAAGGCTCCAAAAAGGCGGGTAAACGCCTGGGTCGTGGTATCGGTTCTGGCCTCGGTAAAACCGGTGGTCGTGGTCACAAAGGTCAGAAGTCTCGTTCTGGCGGTGGCGTACGTCGCGGTTTCGAGGGCGGTCAGATGCCTCTGTACCGTCGTCTGCCGAAATTCGGCTTCACTTCTCGTAAAGCAGCGATTACAGCCGAAGTTCGTCTGTCTGACCTGGCTAAAGTAGAAGGCGGCGTTGTAGACCTGAACACGCTGAAAGCAGCAAACATTATCGGTATCCAGATCGAGTTCGCGAAAGTGATCCTGGCTGGTGAAGTCACTACTCCGGTAACTGTTCGTGGCCTGCGTGTTACTAAAGGCGCTCGTGCTGCTATCGAAGCTGCTGGCGGTAAAATCGAGGAATAA
- the secY gene encoding preprotein translocase subunit SecY: MAKQPGLDYQSAKGGLGELKRRLLFVIGALIVFRIGSFIPIPGIDAAVLAKLLEQQRGTIIEMFNMFSGGALSRASIFALGIMPYISASIIIQLLTVVHPTLAEIKKEGESGRRKISQYTRYGTLVLAIFQSIGIATGLPNMPGMQGLVMNPGFAFYFTAVVSLVTGTMFLMWLGEQITERGIGNGISIIIFAGIVAGLPPAIAHTIEQARQGDLHFLVLLLVAVLVFAVTFFVVFVERGQRRIVVNYAKRQQGRRVYAAQSTHLPLKVNMAGVIPAIFASSIILFPATIASWFGGGTGWNWLTTISLYLQPGQPLYVLLYASAIIFFCFFYTALVFNPRETADNLKKSGAFVPGIRPGEQTAKYIDKVMTRLTLVGALYITFICLIPEFMRDAMKVPFYFGGTSLLIVVVVIMDFMAQVQTLMMSSQYESALKKANLKGYGR, translated from the coding sequence ATGGCTAAACAACCGGGATTAGATTATCAAAGTGCCAAAGGTGGCTTAGGCGAGCTGAAACGCAGACTGCTGTTTGTTATCGGTGCGCTGATTGTGTTCCGTATTGGCTCTTTCATTCCGATCCCTGGTATTGATGCCGCTGTACTTGCCAAACTGCTTGAGCAACAGCGAGGCACCATCATTGAAATGTTTAACATGTTCTCTGGTGGTGCTCTCAGCCGTGCTTCTATCTTTGCTCTGGGTATTATGCCGTATATTTCGGCATCAATTATTATCCAGCTGCTGACGGTGGTTCACCCAACGTTGGCAGAAATTAAGAAGGAAGGGGAGTCTGGTCGTCGTAAGATCAGCCAGTACACCCGCTACGGTACTCTGGTGCTGGCAATATTCCAGTCGATCGGTATTGCTACCGGTCTGCCGAATATGCCTGGGATGCAAGGCCTGGTGATGAACCCTGGCTTTGCTTTCTATTTCACCGCTGTTGTAAGTCTGGTCACGGGAACGATGTTCCTGATGTGGTTGGGCGAACAGATTACTGAACGAGGTATCGGTAACGGTATCTCAATCATCATCTTCGCCGGTATTGTTGCGGGACTCCCGCCAGCCATTGCCCATACTATCGAGCAAGCGCGTCAAGGCGACCTGCACTTCCTCGTGTTGCTGTTGGTTGCAGTATTAGTATTTGCAGTGACGTTCTTTGTTGTATTTGTTGAGCGTGGCCAACGCCGCATTGTGGTAAACTACGCTAAACGTCAGCAAGGTCGTCGTGTCTATGCTGCACAGAGCACACATTTGCCGCTGAAAGTGAATATGGCCGGGGTAATCCCTGCAATCTTCGCTTCCAGTATTATTCTGTTCCCAGCGACCATCGCGTCATGGTTCGGGGGCGGTACTGGTTGGAACTGGCTGACAACAATTTCGCTGTATTTGCAGCCTGGGCAACCACTTTATGTGTTACTCTATGCGTCTGCGATCATCTTCTTCTGTTTCTTCTACACGGCGTTGGTTTTCAACCCGCGTGAAACAGCAGATAACCTGAAGAAGTCCGGTGCATTCGTACCAGGAATTCGTCCGGGAGAGCAAACGGCGAAGTATATCGATAAAGTAATGACCCGCCTGACTTTGGTCGGTGCGCTTTACATTACCTTTATATGCCTGATCCCGGAGTTCATGCGTGATGCAATGAAAGTACCGTTCTACTTCGGTGGAACCTCACTGCTTATCGTTGTTGTCGTGATTATGGACTTTATGGCTCAAGTGCAAACTCTGATGATGTCGAGTCAGTACGAGTCTGCATTGAAGAAGGCGAACCTGAAAGGCTACGGCCGTTAA
- the mscL gene encoding large-conductance mechanosensitive channel protein MscL gives MSIIKEFREFAMRGNVVDLAVGVIIGAAFGKIVSSLVADIIMPPLGLLIGGIDFKQFAVTLREAQGDIPAVVMHYGVFIQNIFDFVIVAFAIFMAIKLINKLNRKKEEPAAAPAPTKEEVLLTEIRDLLKEQNNRS, from the coding sequence ATGAGTATTATTAAAGAGTTTCGCGAATTCGCGATGCGCGGGAATGTTGTTGACCTGGCGGTGGGTGTCATTATTGGTGCGGCATTCGGGAAGATTGTTTCATCATTAGTTGCTGATATCATCATGCCGCCACTCGGTTTATTAATTGGCGGGATCGATTTCAAACAGTTTGCGGTGACACTGCGTGAAGCGCAGGGTGACATTCCGGCAGTCGTGATGCACTACGGCGTGTTTATTCAAAATATCTTCGATTTTGTGATTGTCGCATTCGCTATTTTTATGGCGATTAAGCTAATTAACAAACTCAATCGTAAGAAAGAAGAGCCAGCGGCCGCACCTGCGCCGACAAAAGAGGAAGTCCTGCTGACTGAAATCCGCGATCTGTTAAAAGAACAAAATAACCGTTCTTAA
- a CDS encoding DUF1992 domain-containing protein: protein MWLLDQWAERHIMDAQTKGEFDNLPGRGEPLVLDDDSHIPAELRAGYRLLKNSGCLPPELEQRKEAIQLQDLLKDIDQDDPKYPEIGRRLSLLEMKLRQAGLSTEFLRGEYAEKLLGKMRNN from the coding sequence ATGTGGTTACTGGACCAGTGGGCGGAGCGCCATATTATGGACGCACAGACCAAAGGCGAGTTTGATAATTTGCCCGGTCGCGGCGAGCCTCTCGTTCTGGATGATGATTCTCATATCCCCGCTGAGCTTCGCGCGGGTTATCGTTTATTGAAAAATTCAGGCTGCCTTCCCCCTGAACTGGAACAGCGAAAGGAGGCCATTCAGTTACAGGATCTCCTGAAAGATATAGATCAGGATGATCCAAAATATCCGGAGATCGGTCGTCGGTTGTCACTGCTGGAAATGAAACTCCGCCAGGCCGGGTTAAGCACGGAATTTTTACGTGGTGAGTATGCTGAAAAGTTGCTGGGTAAAATGAGAAATAACTAA
- the rpmD gene encoding 50S ribosomal protein L30, with amino-acid sequence MAKTIKITQTRSAIGRLPKHKATLLGLGLRRIGHTVEREDTPAVRGMVNAVSFMVKVEE; translated from the coding sequence ATGGCAAAGACTATTAAAATTACTCAAACCCGCAGTGCAATCGGACGTCTGCCGAAACACAAGGCAACGCTGCTTGGCCTGGGTCTGCGTCGTATTGGTCACACCGTAGAGCGCGAGGATACTCCTGCTGTTCGTGGTATGGTCAACGCGGTTTCCTTCATGGTTAAAGTTGAGGAGTAA
- the arfA gene encoding alternative ribosome-rescue factor ArfA encodes MSRYQHTKGQIKDNAIEALLHDPLFRQRIEKNKKGKGSYLRKGKHGNRGNWEASGKKVIHFFTTGLLLSTVS; translated from the coding sequence ATGAGTCGTTATCAGCACACGAAAGGGCAGATAAAAGACAACGCTATCGAGGCGTTATTGCATGACCCGCTGTTCAGACAGCGCATTGAAAAAAATAAGAAAGGAAAGGGAAGTTATTTACGCAAAGGTAAACATGGCAACAGAGGTAACTGGGAGGCCAGTGGCAAGAAAGTCATTCACTTTTTTACCACTGGCCTTCTGCTTTCAACGGTCTCTTAA
- the rpmJ gene encoding 50S ribosomal protein L36 produces MKVRASVKKLCRNCKIVKRDGVIRVICSAEPKHKQRQG; encoded by the coding sequence ATGAAAGTTCGTGCTTCCGTCAAGAAATTATGCCGTAACTGCAAAATCGTTAAGCGTGATGGTGTCATCCGTGTGATTTGCAGTGCCGAGCCGAAGCATAAACAGCGCCAAGGCTGA
- the rsmB gene encoding 16S rRNA (cytosine(967)-C(5))-methyltransferase RsmB, with the protein MNKKLNLRSMAAQAVEQVVEQGHSLSNVLPPLQQKVSDKDKALLQELCFGVLRTLPQLEWLINKLMSRPMTGKQRTVHYLIMVGFYQLLHTRIPPHAALAETVEGAVAIKRPQLKGLINGVLRQFQRQQEELLAEFTSSDARYLHPSWLLKRLQKAYPEQWVSLVEANNQRPPMWLRVNRTHHSRDSWLALLEDAGMKGVPHPDYPDAVRLETPAPVHALPGFDEGWVTVQDASAQGCITFLAPQNGEQILDLCAAPGGKTTHILEAAPEAEVLAVDVDEQRLSRVYDNLKRLGMKATVKQGDGRYPAQWCGEQQFDRILLDAPCSATGVIRRHPDIKWLRRDRDIAELAKLQAEILDAIWPHLKSGGTLVYATCSVLPEENSQQVYAFLQRTADATLSETGTPEHPGKQNLPGAEEGDGFFYAKLIKK; encoded by the coding sequence ATGAATAAGAAACTGAACTTACGCAGTATGGCGGCACAGGCCGTTGAACAGGTCGTTGAGCAAGGGCATTCACTGAGCAATGTCCTGCCGCCGCTACAACAAAAAGTCTCCGATAAAGACAAAGCGCTGTTGCAAGAGTTGTGCTTTGGGGTATTGCGCACGCTGCCGCAGCTTGAGTGGCTAATCAATAAACTGATGTCCCGCCCGATGACCGGGAAACAGCGTACCGTACACTATTTAATTATGGTGGGATTCTATCAATTACTGCATACCCGAATTCCTCCTCATGCCGCGCTGGCGGAAACAGTCGAAGGGGCGGTTGCGATTAAACGTCCGCAGCTTAAAGGACTGATAAACGGCGTTCTTCGCCAGTTCCAGCGTCAACAGGAAGAGTTACTTGCGGAGTTTACCAGCAGTGATGCGCGCTATTTACATCCGTCGTGGCTGCTTAAGCGCCTGCAAAAAGCGTATCCCGAACAATGGGTATCCCTTGTTGAAGCCAATAACCAGCGTCCGCCTATGTGGCTACGTGTTAACCGTACACACCATTCTCGGGACAGTTGGCTAGCATTGCTCGAAGACGCCGGTATGAAAGGCGTACCACATCCTGACTATCCCGACGCCGTGCGTCTGGAAACCCCTGCCCCAGTTCATGCTCTCCCTGGCTTCGATGAAGGTTGGGTCACCGTTCAGGATGCCTCAGCTCAAGGCTGCATCACTTTTCTTGCTCCGCAAAACGGCGAACAGATTCTGGATCTTTGCGCGGCGCCAGGGGGGAAAACCACGCATATCCTCGAAGCGGCTCCGGAAGCTGAAGTGTTGGCGGTTGATGTTGATGAACAGCGCCTTTCCCGCGTCTACGACAACCTGAAACGTCTTGGAATGAAAGCCACTGTTAAGCAGGGAGATGGACGTTATCCTGCGCAGTGGTGTGGTGAGCAGCAGTTTGACCGTATTCTGTTAGATGCCCCCTGCTCTGCCACCGGCGTGATCCGCCGCCATCCCGATATCAAATGGCTACGCCGCGATCGCGATATTGCCGAGTTAGCAAAATTGCAGGCTGAAATTCTCGATGCTATCTGGCCACATCTGAAATCCGGTGGAACGCTGGTTTACGCTACCTGTTCTGTATTGCCAGAAGAGAACAGCCAACAGGTGTACGCGTTCCTACAACGCACTGCGGATGCAACGCTCAGCGAAACAGGAACGCCAGAACATCCGGGTAAGCAAAATCTACCCGGCGCAGAAGAAGGCGATGGCTTCTTTTACGCTAAGCTAATCAAAAAGTGA
- the rplQ gene encoding 50S ribosomal protein L17 — protein MRHRKSGRQLNRNSSHRQAMFRNMAGSLVRHEIIKTTLPKAKELRRVVEPLITLAKTDSVANRRLAFARTRDNEIVAKLFNELGPRFASRAGGYTRILKCGFRAGDNAPMAYIELVDRSESKAEAAAE, from the coding sequence ATGCGCCATCGTAAGAGTGGTCGTCAACTGAACCGCAACAGCAGCCATCGCCAGGCTATGTTCCGCAACATGGCAGGTTCACTGGTTCGTCATGAGATCATCAAGACGACCCTGCCTAAAGCGAAAGAGCTGCGTCGCGTAGTTGAGCCGCTGATTACTCTTGCCAAGACTGATAGCGTAGCTAATCGTCGTCTGGCATTCGCCCGCACTCGTGATAACGAGATCGTGGCAAAACTGTTTAACGAACTGGGCCCGCGTTTCGCGAGTCGTGCAGGTGGTTACACTCGTATTTTGAAGTGTGGCTTCCGTGCTGGTGACAACGCGCCGATGGCTTACATCGAGCTGGTTGATCGCTCTGAATCGAAAGCAGAAGCTGCTGCAGAGTAA
- the rpsD gene encoding 30S ribosomal protein S4: protein MARYLGPKLKLSRREGTDLFLKSGVRAIDTKCKIEQAPGQHGARKPRLSDYGVQLREKQKVRRIYGVLERQFRNYYKEAARLKGNTGENLLALLEGRLDNVVYRMGFGATRAEARQLVSHKAIMVNGRVVNIASYQVSPNDVVSIREKAKKQSRVKAALELAEQREKPTWLEVDAGKMEGTYKRKPERSDLSADINEHLIVELYSK, encoded by the coding sequence ATGGCAAGATATTTGGGTCCTAAGCTCAAGCTGAGCCGTCGTGAGGGCACCGACTTATTCCTTAAGTCTGGCGTTCGCGCGATCGATACCAAGTGTAAAATTGAACAAGCTCCTGGCCAGCACGGTGCGCGTAAACCGCGTCTGTCTGACTATGGTGTGCAGTTGCGTGAAAAGCAAAAAGTTCGCCGTATCTACGGTGTGCTGGAGCGTCAGTTCCGTAACTACTACAAAGAAGCAGCACGTCTGAAAGGCAACACCGGTGAAAACCTGTTGGCTCTGCTGGAAGGTCGTCTGGACAACGTTGTATACCGTATGGGCTTCGGCGCTACTCGTGCAGAAGCACGTCAGCTGGTTAGCCACAAAGCTATTATGGTAAACGGTCGTGTTGTTAACATCGCTTCTTATCAGGTGAGTCCGAATGACGTTGTTAGCATTCGTGAGAAAGCGAAGAAGCAGTCTCGCGTGAAAGCCGCTCTGGAGCTGGCTGAGCAGCGTGAAAAGCCAACCTGGCTGGAAGTTGATGCTGGCAAGATGGAAGGTACGTACAAGCGTAAGCCTGAGCGTTCTGATCTGTCTGCGGACATTAACGAACACCTGATCGTCGAGCTTTACTCCAAGTAA
- the rpsK gene encoding 30S ribosomal protein S11, protein MAKAPIRARKRVRKQVSDGVAHIHASFNNTIVTITDRQGNALGWATAGGSGFRGSRKSTPFAAQVAAERCADAVKEYGIKNLEVMVKGPGPGRESTIRALNAAGFRITNITDVTPIPHNGCRPPKKRRV, encoded by the coding sequence ATGGCAAAGGCACCAATTCGTGCACGTAAACGTGTAAGAAAGCAAGTCTCTGACGGCGTGGCTCATATCCATGCTTCTTTCAACAACACCATCGTGACTATCACTGATCGTCAGGGTAACGCGCTGGGTTGGGCAACAGCCGGTGGTTCCGGTTTCCGTGGTTCTCGCAAATCTACTCCGTTCGCAGCTCAGGTTGCAGCAGAGCGTTGCGCTGACGCCGTGAAAGAATACGGTATCAAGAATCTGGAAGTTATGGTTAAAGGTCCGGGTCCAGGCCGCGAATCTACTATTCGTGCTCTGAACGCCGCTGGTTTCCGCATCACTAATATTACTGATGTGACTCCGATCCCTCATAACGGTTGTCGTCCGCCGAAAAAACGCCGCGTATAA
- the rpsM gene encoding 30S ribosomal protein S13, with amino-acid sequence MARIAGINIPDQKHAVIALTSIYGIGKTRSKAILAAAGIAEDVKISELSEGQIDTLRDEVAKFVVEGDLRREISMSIKRLMDLGCYRGLRHRRGLPVRGQRTKTNARTRKGPRKPIKK; translated from the coding sequence GTGGCCCGTATAGCAGGCATTAACATTCCTGATCAAAAACATGCTGTGATCGCATTAACTTCGATCTACGGCATCGGCAAGACCCGTTCCAAAGCCATCCTGGCTGCAGCGGGTATCGCTGAAGATGTTAAGATCAGTGAGCTGTCTGAAGGACAAATCGACACGCTGCGTGACGAAGTTGCCAAATTTGTCGTTGAAGGTGATCTGCGCCGTGAAATTAGCATGAGCATCAAGCGCCTGATGGATCTTGGTTGCTATCGCGGTTTGCGTCATCGTCGTGGTCTCCCGGTACGCGGTCAGCGCACCAAGACCAACGCACGTACCCGTAAGGGTCCGCGCAAACCGATCAAGAAATAA
- the rpoA gene encoding DNA-directed RNA polymerase subunit alpha — translation MQGSVTEFLKPRLVDIEQVSSTHAKVTLEPLERGFGHTLGNALRRILLSSMPGCAVTEVEIDGVLHEYSTKEGVQEDILEILLNLKGLAVRVQGKDEVILTLNKSGIGPVTAADITHDGDVEIVKPQHVICHLTDENASISMRIKVQRGRGYVPASTRIHSEEDERPIGRLLVDACYSPVERIAYNVEAARVEQRTDLDKLVIEMETNGTIDPEEAIRRAATILAEQLEAFVDLRDVRQPEVKEEKPEFDPILLRPVDDLELTVRSANCLKAEAIHYIGDLVQRTEVELLKTPNLGKKSLTEIKDVLASRGLSLGMRLENWPPASIADE, via the coding sequence ATGCAGGGTTCTGTGACAGAGTTTCTAAAACCGCGCCTGGTAGATATCGAGCAAGTGAGTTCGACGCACGCCAAGGTGACCCTTGAGCCTTTAGAGCGTGGCTTCGGCCATACTCTGGGTAACGCACTGCGCCGTATTCTGCTCTCATCGATGCCGGGTTGCGCGGTGACCGAGGTTGAGATTGATGGTGTACTACATGAGTACAGCACCAAAGAAGGCGTTCAGGAAGATATCCTGGAAATCCTGCTCAACCTGAAAGGGCTGGCGGTGAGAGTTCAGGGTAAAGATGAAGTTATTCTTACCTTGAATAAATCTGGCATTGGCCCTGTGACTGCAGCCGATATTACCCATGATGGGGATGTCGAAATCGTCAAGCCGCAGCACGTGATCTGCCACCTGACCGATGAGAACGCGTCTATTAGCATGCGTATCAAAGTTCAGCGCGGTCGTGGTTATGTGCCGGCTTCTACCCGAATTCATTCGGAAGAAGATGAGCGCCCAATCGGCCGTCTGCTGGTCGACGCATGCTACAGCCCTGTAGAGCGTATTGCCTACAATGTTGAAGCAGCGCGTGTAGAACAGCGTACCGACCTGGACAAGCTGGTCATCGAAATGGAAACCAACGGCACAATCGATCCTGAAGAGGCGATTCGTCGTGCGGCGACCATCCTGGCAGAACAACTGGAAGCTTTTGTTGACTTACGTGATGTACGTCAGCCAGAAGTGAAAGAAGAGAAACCAGAATTCGATCCGATCCTGCTGCGCCCTGTTGACGATCTGGAATTGACTGTCCGCTCTGCTAACTGCCTTAAAGCAGAAGCTATCCACTATATCGGTGATCTGGTACAGCGTACTGAGGTTGAGCTTCTTAAGACGCCTAACCTTGGTAAAAAATCTCTTACTGAGATTAAAGACGTGCTGGCTTCCCGTGGACTGTCTCTGGGCATGCGCCTGGAAAACTGGCCACCGGCAAGCATCGCTGACGAGTAA
- the zntR gene encoding Zn(2+)-responsive transcriptional regulator, producing MYRIGELAKLAEVTPDTIRYYEKQQMMEHEVRTEGGFRLYTEQDLQRLKFIRYARQLGFTLDSIRELLSIRIDPEHHTCQESKGIVQERLKDVEARIAELQTMQRSLQRLNDACCGSAHSSVYCSILEALEQGASGVKSGC from the coding sequence ATGTATCGCATTGGTGAGCTGGCGAAGCTGGCAGAAGTGACTCCTGATACCATCCGCTACTACGAAAAACAGCAAATGATGGAACATGAGGTGCGTACAGAGGGTGGTTTTCGGCTGTATACGGAACAAGATCTTCAGCGCCTGAAATTCATTCGCTACGCGCGTCAGCTTGGGTTTACTCTCGACTCGATCCGTGAACTGCTGTCGATCAGAATCGACCCCGAGCACCATACCTGCCAGGAGTCGAAAGGGATCGTGCAGGAGAGGCTTAAAGACGTAGAGGCAAGGATTGCGGAACTGCAGACGATGCAGCGTTCTTTGCAACGTCTGAATGACGCTTGCTGTGGTTCTGCACATAGCAGCGTTTATTGTTCCATTCTGGAAGCGCTTGAACAGGGCGCCAGTGGCGTCAAGTCAGGCTGTTGA
- the trkA gene encoding Trk system potassium transporter TrkA — protein sequence MKIIILGAGQVGGTLAENLVGENNDITVVDTNGERLRSLQDKFDLRVVQGHGSHPRVLREAGADDADMLVAVTSSDETNMVACQVAFSLFNTPNRIARIRSPDYVRDADKLFHTEAVPIDHLIAPEQLVIDSIYRLIEYPGALQVVNFAEGKVSLAVVKAYYGGPLIGNALSTMREHMPHIDTRVAAIFRHDRPIRPQGSTIVEAGDEVFFIAASQHIRAVMSELQRLEKPYKRIMLVGGGNIGAGLAHRLEKDYSVKLIERDQQRAAELAEKLQNTIVFFGDASDQELLAEEHIDQVDLFIAVTNDDEANIMSAMLAKRMGAKKVMVLIQRRAYVDLVQGSVIDIAISPQQATISALLSHVRKADIVGVSSLRRGVAEAIEAVAHGDESTSRVVGRVIDEIKLPPGTIIGAVVRGNDVMIANDNLRIEQGDHVIMFLTDKKFITDVERLFQPSPFFL from the coding sequence ATGAAAATAATCATTCTGGGCGCAGGTCAGGTCGGTGGAACGCTGGCAGAGAACCTGGTCGGCGAAAACAACGATATCACCGTGGTTGATACCAATGGTGAACGTCTGCGCAGCCTGCAGGACAAATTCGATTTGCGTGTCGTTCAGGGGCACGGTTCTCACCCTCGCGTTTTGCGCGAAGCCGGCGCGGATGACGCTGATATGTTAGTTGCCGTGACCAGTTCAGATGAAACGAATATGGTGGCCTGTCAGGTTGCCTTCTCGTTATTCAATACGCCGAACCGTATCGCCCGTATTCGTTCTCCCGACTATGTCCGTGATGCAGACAAATTGTTTCATACTGAGGCCGTGCCTATCGATCACTTGATCGCGCCAGAACAGTTGGTCATCGATAGTATTTATCGTCTTATTGAATATCCGGGCGCATTGCAGGTGGTGAATTTCGCTGAAGGCAAGGTCAGTCTGGCGGTCGTCAAAGCCTATTATGGCGGCCCGTTGATTGGTAACGCACTTTCCACCATGCGTGAGCACATGCCACATATCGATACACGCGTGGCCGCGATTTTTCGCCATGACAGACCGATTCGTCCGCAGGGCTCTACCATTGTGGAAGCGGGTGACGAAGTGTTCTTTATTGCCGCATCGCAGCATATTCGTGCGGTAATGAGTGAATTACAACGCCTCGAAAAACCGTATAAGCGCATCATGCTGGTTGGCGGCGGTAACATCGGAGCGGGTCTGGCTCATCGTCTTGAAAAAGATTACAGCGTGAAATTGATCGAACGCGATCAACAGCGCGCTGCTGAACTGGCGGAAAAACTGCAAAATACGATCGTATTTTTTGGTGATGCGTCGGATCAGGAGTTGCTGGCTGAAGAGCACATCGATCAGGTTGATCTGTTTATTGCAGTGACCAACGACGACGAAGCTAACATTATGTCTGCCATGTTAGCTAAACGGATGGGCGCAAAGAAAGTCATGGTGCTTATTCAGCGCCGCGCCTATGTCGATCTGGTGCAAGGCAGCGTCATCGATATCGCAATTTCACCGCAGCAGGCAACCATTTCCGCTCTGCTCAGCCATGTGCGCAAAGCAGATATCGTTGGCGTCTCCTCATTACGCCGTGGTGTGGCAGAGGCTATCGAAGCCGTTGCGCACGGTGATGAAAGTACGTCACGCGTGGTGGGCCGCGTTATTGACGAAATTAAACTGCCGCCAGGTACAATCATTGGCGCCGTCGTTCGTGGTAACGATGTGATGATTGCTAATGATAATTTGCGTATTGAACAGGGTGACCACGTCATTATGTTCCTGACGGACAAAAAGTTTATTACTGACGTTGAACGTTTATTCCAGCCAAGTCCTTTCTTCCTTTAA